GGGTCATGACGGAAGATCCTCTGATGTGTTCTGCGAAAGGGGACGACAGGGGGCGCCTGTCGGGCGGCTTCAGGCGGTCGCGGCCTGCGCCGGTTGGGGCGGGCGGGCATGAAGCGCGAACTCGCGGGGAAAGACGCTGGCCAGATAGACGAAGGAGACCCGCTTGAGATCGTCGCGGCTGACCGTCTTGGGATTGGTCAGGAGGTCGAGCCAGAGTCCGTCGCTCATGGCATTGAAACCCCGCGCGATGGCATCCAGATCGAGCCCGCGATAGCCGCCCCGCTCGGCGATGGCGGCGCAGAGCCCGCGGGTCTGGGCGAAGAAGCGGGCCGAGATGTCGGCGCAGATCTCCAGATATTCCGGCCGCCAGCGCGCCTCGCCCCAGAAGGCGTACCAGACGGTGAGATGCTTGCGGCTGGCGATGCGGGGGTTGAAGTCCGCCTCGATGATGGCGGCGAATTGCTCGGCCGGTTCGTCGCCGGCCTGCGCGATGGCCTGCTCGATGAAGCGCTCGTAGGTGGCCGCCAGATGGCGCAGCGTCGCGACCAGCAGCTCTTCCTTGCTGCGGAAATAGAAGTTCACGATGCCGCTGGAGAGATGCGCCGCCTTGGCGATGTCGGCGAGTGTGAGGGCGGCAAAACCGTGGCGCGCGATCATGTCGATCGTCGCCTCGATCAGCTGCGTGCGGCGGATTTCCTTGATTTCGGCGCGTCCCATGAAATGAAGTATGCATTTATATATTCCATAATGCAATGAAAATACTGTAGATTATGTAATTTATTGAATGATCACATAATCAATATCTCCAGAAATGGGGAACCTGGCGGTGTGAAAGGGCAAAGACAAGGCAGAGCCTGCTTGCCTTGCTGCGCCCGGAGCCCACGGTTAGGCTGCGCCGCCCTGGCCCCCCGCGGCCCCGCTGAGCGGAAAGGATCCTGCCTTGCTCGAGATCGTGAATGACGGTGCGGTGCGCACCCTGGCGCTCGATCGGCCCGACGCGCGCAATGCGCTGAGCCTCTCCTTGCTGAAGGCCCTGCGCGCCGCCTTGGCGGAGGCGGTCGAGGACAATGTGCGCTGCCTCGTATTGACCGGGCGCGGACGCGCCTTCTGCGCCGGCGCCGACGTCATGGAGTGGTCCGAGGAGGTGGCGCGCGGCGCGACCGATTACGATTGGGTGCCCCAGTCGCATGCGCTGATCCAGGAGATGGCGGCCTTTCCGGCGCCGACGATCGCGCTGCTGAACGGGGCTGCCGTGGGCGGCGGCCTCGATCTGGCGCTCGCCTGCGATTTCCGCTTCGCCGCCGACAGCGCCAAATTCATCTGTTCCTATACCAAGGTGGGCTACTCGCCCGATCTCGGCGGGACCTGGCTGATGCCGCGCCTGATTGGCATCGAGGCCGCCAAGCGCTTCGCCTTCACCGGCGAGACCTGGCTGGCGCCGGAAGCGCTGCGCCGCGGCCTGATCACGGAAATGCATGGCAGCGATACGCTGCAGACGGCGACCTATGAGTTCGCGAAGAAGCTCGCGAACGGACCGACGGTCGCGCAGCGCCACACCAAGCGGCTGATGGACAGCGCCGGGGAACGGACGCTGGAGCAGCAGCTTGAAGAGGAGCTGGCCGCGGGCCGTCTCTGCGCCCAGACCGAGGACCACAAGGAAGGCCTGGCCGCGGCCGTCGAACGCCGCGACCCTAACTTCGTGGGGCGCTGACACCGATGCCGCTCGATTTCACGCCGACCGACGAGCAGCGGATGCTGGTCGAGACCGTCCGCACTTTCATGGAGAGGGAGATCTTCCCCCATGAGCGCGAGACCGAAAGGCTGGGCGAGGTGCCGCCCGAGCTGGGCGAGCAGATCAAGCAGCGCTCGAAGGAATATGGCCTCTATGCCGCCAACATGCCGGCCGAGATCGGCGGCGGCGGGCTCGATTTCCTGTCGATCGCGATGATGGATCGCGAGATCGGCAAATCGACCTGGGGCCTCTGCGGCTGGATCGGGCGCCCCTCGCAGATCCTCAATGCCTGCGAGGGCGAGCAGCGCGAACGCTATCTGCTGCCGTCGATCCGGGGCGAGATCAAGGAAGGCTTCGGCCTGACCGAGCCCAATGCCGGCTCCGATGCCATGGGAATCCAGACCCGCGCCGTGCGCGACGGCGACGACTGGATCATTAATGGCAGCAAGCATTTCATCAGCGCGGTGCGGAAGCCGGACTTCATCATCCTCTTCGTCGTGACGGGAATGGACGAGACGCCGAAGGGCCCGCGCAAGCGCATCACCTGCTTCCTGGTCGATGTCGGCACGCCGGGCTTCGAGATCACGCGCGGGCCCCGTCCGGTCAGCCATCGCACCTATCACAATTACCAGCTGAGCTTCAGCGATGTGCGGGTGCATAAGCGCCAGATCATGGGCGAGGAGGGCAAGGGTTTCGACCTCGCCGGCTCCTGGCTCGCCAATACGCGCCTGCTGGTGGCTTCCAATTGCTGCGGCAAGGCCGAGCGCGCACTGCAGATCGCCACCCAGTGGGCCGCCACGCGCAAGCAGTTCGGCCAGACCATCGGCAAGTTCCAGGGCGTCTCCTTCAAGCTCGCCGACATGGCGACCGAGCTCGCGGCCGGCGATATGCTGACCCTCCATATCGCCTGGAAATACATGAACGGCACCATGACCAATGGCGATGCCGCCATGGCCAAGGTGTTCTGCTCGGAGATGGCGCAGCGCGTGACCGATCACGCGATCCAGATCCTGGGCGGCATGGGCCTCATGGACGAGGTGCCGCTCGAGATGCTGTGGCGCGACACCCGCATCGAGCGGATCTGGGACGGCACCAACGAGATCCAGCGGCATATCCTCTCGCGCGAGCTGCTGCGGCCCTACGAAGCCTGAGCCGCGAACGACCGCTGCCAACCGACAACCAAGGACTTAGTCTCCCGATGTTTCAGAGCGATCTCCTCAAGGGCAAGCGCATCCTCATCACCGGTGGCGGCACCGGGCTCGGCTATTCGATGGGGCAGCGCTATCTGGAGCTGGGCGCGGAGCTGGTGATCTGCGGCCGGCGCACGGAGGTCCTGGCCGAGGCCAAGGCCAAGCTAGAAGCCGAGACCGGCGGCAAGGTCGAGACCCATGGCTGCGACATCCGCGATTCCGCGGCGGTCGAGCAGATGCTGGACGCGATCTGGGCGGTGCGTGCGCCCGACGTGCTGGTGAACAACGCCGCCGGCAATTTCATCGCGCGCAGCGAGGAGCTGTCGCCGCGGGCCGTTGATGCGGTGCTGGGGATCGTGCTCCATGGCAGCGCCTATGCGACGCTCGGCTGCGGCCGGCGCTGGCTCGCCGGAGGCCACAAGGCCACGGTGCTCAGCATCATCACCACCTATGCCTGGACCGGATCGGCCTATGTCGTGCCCTCGGCCATGGCCAAGGCCGGGGTCATGGCGATGACCCGCAGCCTGGCGGTGGAGTGGGGTGGGCGGGGCATCCGGCTCAATGCGATCGCCCCCGGGCCGTTCCCGACGCCGGGCGCCTGGGAGCGTCTGGTTCCCCGGGCGGACCTGGCCGAGGGCTTCGGCACCAAAAATCCTTTGGGCCGGGTCGGAAATCACAGGGAACTCGCGGACCTCGCGAGCTTTCTTGTCTGTGATGGATCGGGCTATATAAATGGCGAGGTCGTGACCATCGATGGCGGCGAATGGCTGATGGGCGCAGGGCAGTTCAACTTCCTCAGCGCACTCACCGATCGGGATTGGCAGGCGCTGAAGCCGAAGAAAAAGAGCTAAACGCTTATCGATATTGGATTAATTTGGCTTTCCCGAGGCCCACGGGCTGGCCGATGAAGGATAGACTGCCGCTGCGCCGCGAGGGATCGACCCGCGGTTGCGACAGCGGACAGAGGAGGGCCATGTTTCAACGCATTTCCTTGGCGGCCGCACTCACGGGAGCCCTGCTGCTCGGCGCTTGCGCCAGGCAGTACGAGGATCCGCCCGCGCGCCAGACCAGCCTGATTCACCCGCCGCCGGTGGTCGTGGCGGAGCCCTCGCCGCCGGAGCCGGTGCCGATGCCGGCGCCGGCCTTCCCCATTCCGCTGCAGAAGCCGGGCTCCGAGGTCGATCTGGCCTCGACCACCGGAACGACGACAACCGCGAGCGACACGACGGCAACGGAGCCTCCGGACGGAACCCCGAATGCGATGCCCGACGGCAGCACCACTGTCGCGCCCGAGGCCGCCGACCAGACAGCAACGGCCGGCACCGCACCGCTGGTCGACCGGGACGATCCCAAGCGCCTGGTGGGCCTGAACGAGGCGCAGACCATCGGGCTGCTGGGCGATCCCTTCATCGCCGAGGAGCGGCCGCCGGCAAGGATCTGGACCTTCTCGGAAGGTGGCTGCCGGCTGCAGGTCTTCTTCTATCCCGATCTGAGCGACCAGCATTTCGAGGCGCTCACGGTGGCCTTCTCCGGTATCGACGATACCGACATGGCGCGCCGGGCTTGTTTTGAGGCTTTATTGGAGAAACACGGTGCCTGAAGGTAGCGATCTGAAACTTCGAGGCCGCGTTGCGGTCGTGGACGACGACGCGATGTTCCGCGAATCCCTGGGATTGAATCTCGGGGAGAGCGGGTTCGAGGTGATGGAGTTCAATGGTGGGCGGCCGTTCCTCGACTGGCTGGGTGCCGGCAACGGCGTCGACGCCATCCTGCTCGATTGGCGCATGCCGGGCATGGACGGGCTCGCGGTGCTCCGCTCGCTGCGCGAGCGCGGCGTTCGCGTGCCGGTGATCTTCCTGACCGCCCTCAGCGACGACATCTACGAAGAGGCGGCCTTGCGCTTCGGCGCGGTCGATTTCATCGAAAAATCGCGCAGCCTCGCGATCATCCTGCAGCGGCTGCGCCTGATCACGGATGGCGCCAAGCCAAACGCCACCGGTGCCGCGGCACCTGGCGCGGGCCCCACGCTGAAACGCGGCAAGCTCGAGCTCAAGACCGACATCGCACGTGCCTTCTACGACAACAAACCCGTCGACCTTACCGTGACCGAGTTCAACATCGTCTGCGCGCTCGCAGCAGCGATCGACGCGGATGTCTCCTATCGACAGATCTACGATCTTGCCCGGGGCGCCGACTTCGTCGCCGGGCAGGGCGAGGAAGGCTATCGAGTCAATGTCCGTTCTTTCATCAAGCGGATCCGGCAGAAGTTCCGAACCGTCCATCCCGAGTTCAACGGGATCGCGAACTACCCCGGATTCGGCTATCGCTGGGTCGATCCCGAATAGGGAGATCCCGGTGGCGACGACCGCTCTACCTCCCTTACGGGCTCATTCGCTGGTCCGTCGCGTCGTCCTGTTGGCCGGGGCCTTCATCGCCGTGCCGCTGGTGCTCTACATCACCCTGCGCGACGTCTATAGCGAGCGCCAATTGTTGCTGCTGGAGGGCGTGCGGGAGCAGGGGCGGCTGGTGGCCACGGCGCTCACGCCGCTTCTGCAGGAAGAGGACGTCTCGGCGCTGCCCAAGATCGCCGGCGAGCTGGATCGTTTCGGCGGTCCCGAGACGCGGCTCAAGGTGCTGTTCAGGAAGAGCGGCGATGCCGGCGCCTCGAGCTTCTATTTCGTGGCCGCGGCTCCCGCGGTGGATACCAATCAGCTCGACGACGAGCGCCAGACTTTGTTGAAACAGGGGATCCTCGAGAAGGTCGCCGCCACCTGTAACGACCGCGTGGCGCTCGCGGATCGCTATCATGCGCCGGACGGAAGCGAGGAGCTGCTGACCTCGATCACGCCGGTGCTGTCGCCGACCGGTTGTTGGGCGATCGTCATGTCGCATCCGCTCGACAGCATCATCGGCACGCAGCTCGGCCGGGCCTATTGGACGCGGCCCGAGGTCCAGATCGCCGGCGCCATCTATCTGCTGCTGGCGGCGCTCACCTTCGGCGTGCTGGTGAGCATCCGGCGCAGCGTGATCCGGTTCCGCGACCTGGCGCAGGAGATCCGCGTCGATGGCAAGGACGGCGCCACCTTCGCCGAGCGCAACGAGGTCGCGGAGCTCGGCGGCGTGGCGCGCGAGTTCGATCGCATGATCGGCCGGCTGCGGGCGTCGGCCCGCCATCTGCGCCAGGCCGCGCAGGACAATGCCCATGCCTTCAAGACCCCGATCGCGATCATGCGCCAGGCCATCGAGCCGCTGCGCCGGCTGGCCACCACCGGCGACGACCGCGCCAACCGCGCGCTGCAGATCCTGGAATCCTCCGTCGACCGGCTGGATTCGCTGGTGGCGGCGTCGCGGCGCATGGACGAGACCATGGCCGAGCTGGTCGATCCGCCGCGCGAGCGCGTCCATCTCTCGGCGCTCGTCGGGCGCATCGCGGCCGGCTATCGGCCGCTGATCGAGGGCCGCCGGATTGCGCTCTATGCCGATATCGAGGCCGGTCTCACGGCGCTCGGCGGCGAAGAGCTGATCGAGACGATTGTCGAGAATATTCTCGACAATGCGGTGGGCTTTTCGCCCGAGGGCGGCCGGATCGATCTGGGCCTCAAGCGCAACGGCGCGCGGGTGATCCTGAAAGTCTCCGATCAGGGGCCGGGCGTGCCCGAAGGCGACCTCGAGCGCATCTTCGAACGCCAATATTCGCAGCGTCCGACCGAGGGCGCGGGGGCCGACGATCATCGCTGGCATTCGGGCCTCGGATTATGGATCGTTCGCCGTAATGTCGAGGCGATGGGCGGCGATGTTAAGGCTTTGAATGCCCCCAAAGGGGGCCTAATTCTCTCGGTATCTCTGCCAGTTGCGCGATAAACTTAGCATAAAGGGAGATTAACCACTTACCACAACAATGCCTCATCGGGCCCGCATGCGATTCGGCTACCTTGTCCCTCGCATGATGAGTTTGATCCCCACACAAGTCGCCGCGGCGACCCGGTCTCGCAAGTCGATCACGACGCGCGATACCTTCACCGACGAGCCTCTGAGCGAGGCCCGCGCGAGCTTCAGCGCGGAGCTCGATTGGACGCTGCGCCGCATCGGCGCGGTGCGTCTGCGCGTGACTGTCGCCTGCCTGACCATGCCCCGCGACGGGAAGCAGGGGCAGCGTCTGGCGGAGGTCATCGCGGCGATGGTCGCCCGTCATTCGGCCTTGGCCGGTGTGGATACGGACGGCGCCGTTCTGGCGGCGAGCTTCGGGCCGCGCCGCTTCGGCGCGGCGGGCGACATGGAAGAGGCACGGCGTCTGATCGGCTGGTTCCGTGAAGCCGTTGCCGAGGTCGCGCCCGCCCTCGAAGGCCGCGCGATGATTTCGGTCGCTCATCTCTGGAGTGACGAATGGGTCGGCCTCGCACCCTATACGCGGCGCGTCATGTTCGCGGCGCCCTTGCCGCTGGCAGGGCTGGCCGAAGCGGTCTGATCCGCTCTCAAGAGTTCTGAGCCGAAGACTGGGCCCCGTTTCAGCCGGGGCCCTTTCTATTTCGGGTGCGACCCTTACTCGGGCCGCAGACCGCGGAGCGTGAGGTCGCCCTCCGCCAGCGCCGCCTTCACCGAAGTCAGGCCCAGCTCCAGCTCCTCGAAGCGTTCGCGCACGCGCCGGATCTCGGCGATCTCGAGCTCGCCCGGCAGCGTCTCGGTGTTGTTGCCGAGGTCGATCAGCTTGGCGAGATAGCGGCCGCGCAGGCGCGCCACCAGGCGCGCCAGCTTCTCGACCTCGCCGGGAGCGACGTCGATCACGGCATTGAGGGCTTCCTTGCGCGCGAGCTTGCGCTCCTGGGCGCCGAGCTGCGACAGGAACTGGCGCACGGTCGGCGCCGTGTCGATGGCGGGGCCGGGCAGGCTCGATTTCGTCTCGGCGGGCTTGGGCGCGGCGGTGCGGGCGAAGACCGGCTCGCGCGGGCCGTCAGCGGCTTCGGCGCGGGCCCGGCGGTCGGCGCGGGTCAAAATGGCAAGGCTCATGGGTGGCCTCCTTCCTGGTGGGCGCAAGAACGGCCGGCTGGGCAGATTCGTCCCCTCTCCGGCCTTGGCTGCCCACAGTCTTGCAAACCATAAGCCAAGCCCGTGCGACGGCAGATCAAGACGTTAGCGCTCCGCGGCAGGGGCAGAGGGTAAAGATTGCCGGGTCGTTTCGGCCGGATTGCCGAATGCCAATTGATCCAGCCGGGCCGCTTACCGGACCCATCGGGGTCGCGATGTGCTTCAGATACCGGTCCTGAGCATCACGCGCTCCGCGATTGATTTAAATGTCTACTGCCGCGACCGATCCGGCATCGGCAGAATCGCTCTGACGACGATGTTGTTGTTTCCACCAATGACGCTGAGCGGAGGGGGCGCAAAAGGCGCGCTGCGCTGGATCGCCGTTGCGGCGGCGTTATCGAGAACTTGGTAATTGGTGCTCTGGATGAGCTTCATGTCCACCAATCTACCCTGACGATCGATGACAAGCCGAAATATCGCGACGCCGCTCAGATTGAACATCTCGGCTGTCGGCGGGTAGTAGCTGTGGCTGAGAATCGTCGCCAGCATGGCATTGAGGTACTGATCGCCGCTGCCTTCATCGAGCAGCAAATTCAAACTGTCAGGTGACGTAGCAGCTTCCGATTGCGTGGGCGGTGTGATGACGGTCTTCCGTTGATCCGGCACCGGCGGCTTTTTGGGGGGCACGGGTGCCGGGATCGCGGCCTGTTGTGTCTCGCGCGGCGCGGATTGGGGCGGCACCGGAACAGCCTGCGGCGACGGCGCGTCTGGCAACACCGGGGCCGCGGTCGCAGCCGGTGGCTCCGGCAGGGGAGGCGTGGGGGCAGTCGCCGGTGGCGGCGGCGCTGCCTCCGCAGCATGAGCGGGCGCGCCACCCGGCGGCTTATCAGCTTGATCGCCTCCCGACGCGGCTGGCGGAACCTGTTGTGGGGGTGCCGGCGGCACCTTTGGCTCCGGCGGTTTCTCGACGGGCTTTTCTACTGGAGGCGCTGGCGGCGGCTTGGGCTGCTCCATGACAATGTCGACCGGGATCGGGTCGGGTTTGTCTGGTTTGCTCAGGATGAATCCATCGTCGATCGTGGTGACCACGGCGATGTGCAACAGAATCGCCGCGATGATCGCCACGCCCCACCGCCACCGGAGATCGCGGTCGGGCAGGGGCGGCGACAGGGGAATGCGTTCCTCGTGATAGGAACGCGCGGCGCGCTCGAGCGAGAAGCTCGGCGCGGCGCTGTCCATTATCGCGAGATGATCGGTCATGCCCGCCCGTCAGTTTCGCTCAAGGGCCTGTCGGCCCGCTGTCCGGAGCGGACCGATCGCCGGCGCTCACGGCTGTAGATGTAGGCGAGGTTCTGCGGATGGCCAGGAATGAGCGCGGACCTTACCGATTTGCGAGAGTTGCCCGGACCGATGCCGGGACGGGCGCATCGGCCTCCACGCTTGCCTGCGGGCTTCTGAAACGCCCCGACGGCGTCCTGGGTTTCCTCGGCGAGGATCCCTGACCTTGCCGAGCCCTGATTCCGGAACGAACAAGGGGTTGAGAACACTGCCTCAACCCCTTGTTTTAAATGGCTCCCCGGGCCGGATTCGAACCAGCGACCAAGCGGTTAACAGCCGCTTGCTCTACCACTGAGCTACCGGGGATCAGAGGCGGCCGGGGTTATAGCAAAAGCCCCCCTGGCCTGCAAAGTTTCTTTCCGGGCCGTGACAGGGGGCTAAAGCATTTGGCCGACGCGGATTTTTGCCGCGGGGCACCGGCCTGCAAACGCCTGCTTCCGGCCCCGATTCGGGCCCCCGGCCCGGGTCAGGCGATAGGTTTGTCGTACACCCGATAGGTCTTGTAGACCCGCCCGCCGACCTTCTCGATGATCTTCCGCATCGGGATGTTGTCCTCGAGGATCCAGGAGAGCTCCGCCCGGTTGGCGCGGAGTTCCTTGGTCCCCTGCCGCAGCTCCTCGAGCACCCGCAAGATGATGCCCGACCCCACCATGGTCCGGTGATAGGGCTTGCTCAGGCCGAACAGCAGGACGCGGCCGGTCCTGAGTTTGGACACCTTGAGCCGCCAGAGCAGCTTGGCCCAGCCGAACGGGAAGAGGCGTCCGTCCAATCCAGCGATCGCCTCATAGATGTTGGGAAGCGAGACGATCATGCTGACCGGCTCGCCATTGACCGAAGCAATGATGACCACCTTGGGCTCCACCACCGCCTTCATGGTCTTGGCCGCATGCGCGATCTCGGCCTCGGTCAGCGGCACATAGCCCCAATTGTCGGCCCAGGCGTCGTTGAAGATGTCGAGGATGATGCGCAGGTCGCGGTCGAAGTTCTTCATGTCGACATTGCGCACCGTGACCGCGGCGGGATCCATGCCGGCGCGCCGCAGGATCGCCTCATGCGTGATCGGGTTGTTCTTGTCGACATCGTAGTCGTAGGCGATCAGGTCCTTGACCTTGGCATAGCCCGCCGCCTCCACGAGCGCGCCGGCGAAGGGCGGGCTGTAGGGCATCATCATCATCGGCGGCGCGTCGAAGCCGTCGATCAGGAGCCCGACCTCCTCGTTGGTCGAGAAGTTGAGGGGGCCCATGGCGCGCTTCATGCCCTTGGCCTTGAGCCAGCCCTCGGCCGTGGCCAGCAGTGCGCGGAACAGGGCGGGATCGTCTACCGCGTCGAGGAAGCCGAAATGGCCGGTGGCGTCCTTGTAGCGCTCCAGATACAGGCGATCGATCTGGGCGCTGACGCGGCCGACTACCTCGCCGCCGCGCCGGGCGAGGAAGAGCTGCGCCTCGGCATGCTCGAAATAGGGGTTCTTGCCGGGCGTCAGCGCCTCGCGCCGCTCGAACCGCAGGGGCTGCACGAAGCCGGGGTGACCCTGGCTGTAGAGCCGGCTCGGCAGGCCGATGAAGGCGTCGAGATCGCGCCGGTTGGCGACCGGCGTGATCTCGATGGCGTCGGAACGGCCGCTCCCGCGGTCAGCGGCTGCAGACATGGAGGACCGTTTCAGTTCTCGCTGGATGCCACGCGAAAGCGGCGGGGATTGCCGTCGCCGCGCGTGCCGTGGGAAAGCGCGGCGACCCAGGGATAGCGCAGGGCTTCGTCCTCGGTATAGCCGAGATTGAAGACCGTCGCGCTCTTCTGCCGCTCGCGCGCGGCGCCGTAATAGGTGCCGAACAGCTTGTCCCAGGCATAGTTCGTGATGCCGTAATTGCCCTGCTCGTTATGGAAGTGGTGCTGGAGATGCAGCCGCTTGATGCGCTGCAGGAACTTCGATTTCGGCGCGAAGTTCAGATGCTGCACGCAGTGGCAGAACTCGTAGAAGATCGTGGTGACCAGGCCGGTGGCGAAAGCAGCGGCGGCGCCGGCGGGCCCCGCGATCAGGTAGCCGACCGGAAGCGTGATCGCGCCGATGGTGGGCAGCGTGGTGTAGAGCGCGCCGAACAGGACGCGCAGATTGTGCGGATCCTGGTGGTGGTCGAAATGGATGCGCTTCCAGCCCGCCGCCGTGAAGCGGCTCTTGTAGAGGTAGCGCCCATGCAGCACGAAGCGGTGCAGCAGGTACCAGACCAGCGGATAGACCAGG
The nucleotide sequence above comes from Hypericibacter terrae. Encoded proteins:
- the betI gene encoding transcriptional regulator BetI; this encodes MGRAEIKEIRRTQLIEATIDMIARHGFAALTLADIAKAAHLSSGIVNFYFRSKEELLVATLRHLAATYERFIEQAIAQAGDEPAEQFAAIIEADFNPRIASRKHLTVWYAFWGEARWRPEYLEICADISARFFAQTRGLCAAIAERGGYRGLDLDAIARGFNAMSDGLWLDLLTNPKTVSRDDLKRVSFVYLASVFPREFALHARPPQPAQAATA
- a CDS encoding enoyl-CoA hydratase/isomerase family protein — encoded protein: MLEIVNDGAVRTLALDRPDARNALSLSLLKALRAALAEAVEDNVRCLVLTGRGRAFCAGADVMEWSEEVARGATDYDWVPQSHALIQEMAAFPAPTIALLNGAAVGGGLDLALACDFRFAADSAKFICSYTKVGYSPDLGGTWLMPRLIGIEAAKRFAFTGETWLAPEALRRGLITEMHGSDTLQTATYEFAKKLANGPTVAQRHTKRLMDSAGERTLEQQLEEELAAGRLCAQTEDHKEGLAAAVERRDPNFVGR
- a CDS encoding acyl-CoA dehydrogenase family protein, producing the protein MPLDFTPTDEQRMLVETVRTFMEREIFPHERETERLGEVPPELGEQIKQRSKEYGLYAANMPAEIGGGGLDFLSIAMMDREIGKSTWGLCGWIGRPSQILNACEGEQRERYLLPSIRGEIKEGFGLTEPNAGSDAMGIQTRAVRDGDDWIINGSKHFISAVRKPDFIILFVVTGMDETPKGPRKRITCFLVDVGTPGFEITRGPRPVSHRTYHNYQLSFSDVRVHKRQIMGEEGKGFDLAGSWLANTRLLVASNCCGKAERALQIATQWAATRKQFGQTIGKFQGVSFKLADMATELAAGDMLTLHIAWKYMNGTMTNGDAAMAKVFCSEMAQRVTDHAIQILGGMGLMDEVPLEMLWRDTRIERIWDGTNEIQRHILSRELLRPYEA
- a CDS encoding SDR family oxidoreductase, which codes for MFQSDLLKGKRILITGGGTGLGYSMGQRYLELGAELVICGRRTEVLAEAKAKLEAETGGKVETHGCDIRDSAAVEQMLDAIWAVRAPDVLVNNAAGNFIARSEELSPRAVDAVLGIVLHGSAYATLGCGRRWLAGGHKATVLSIITTYAWTGSAYVVPSAMAKAGVMAMTRSLAVEWGGRGIRLNAIAPGPFPTPGAWERLVPRADLAEGFGTKNPLGRVGNHRELADLASFLVCDGSGYINGEVVTIDGGEWLMGAGQFNFLSALTDRDWQALKPKKKS
- a CDS encoding response regulator transcription factor, encoding MPEGSDLKLRGRVAVVDDDAMFRESLGLNLGESGFEVMEFNGGRPFLDWLGAGNGVDAILLDWRMPGMDGLAVLRSLRERGVRVPVIFLTALSDDIYEEAALRFGAVDFIEKSRSLAIILQRLRLITDGAKPNATGAAAPGAGPTLKRGKLELKTDIARAFYDNKPVDLTVTEFNIVCALAAAIDADVSYRQIYDLARGADFVAGQGEEGYRVNVRSFIKRIRQKFRTVHPEFNGIANYPGFGYRWVDPE
- a CDS encoding sensor histidine kinase → MATTALPPLRAHSLVRRVVLLAGAFIAVPLVLYITLRDVYSERQLLLLEGVREQGRLVATALTPLLQEEDVSALPKIAGELDRFGGPETRLKVLFRKSGDAGASSFYFVAAAPAVDTNQLDDERQTLLKQGILEKVAATCNDRVALADRYHAPDGSEELLTSITPVLSPTGCWAIVMSHPLDSIIGTQLGRAYWTRPEVQIAGAIYLLLAALTFGVLVSIRRSVIRFRDLAQEIRVDGKDGATFAERNEVAELGGVAREFDRMIGRLRASARHLRQAAQDNAHAFKTPIAIMRQAIEPLRRLATTGDDRANRALQILESSVDRLDSLVAASRRMDETMAELVDPPRERVHLSALVGRIAAGYRPLIEGRRIALYADIEAGLTALGGEELIETIVENILDNAVGFSPEGGRIDLGLKRNGARVILKVSDQGPGVPEGDLERIFERQYSQRPTEGAGADDHRWHSGLGLWIVRRNVEAMGGDVKALNAPKGGLILSVSLPVAR
- a CDS encoding TonB family protein; the encoded protein is MTDHLAIMDSAAPSFSLERAARSYHEERIPLSPPLPDRDLRWRWGVAIIAAILLHIAVVTTIDDGFILSKPDKPDPIPVDIVMEQPKPPPAPPVEKPVEKPPEPKVPPAPPQQVPPAASGGDQADKPPGGAPAHAAEAAPPPPATAPTPPLPEPPAATAAPVLPDAPSPQAVPVPPQSAPRETQQAAIPAPVPPKKPPVPDQRKTVITPPTQSEAATSPDSLNLLLDEGSGDQYLNAMLATILSHSYYPPTAEMFNLSGVAIFRLVIDRQGRLVDMKLIQSTNYQVLDNAAATAIQRSAPFAPPPLSVIGGNNNIVVRAILPMPDRSRQ
- a CDS encoding dATP pyrophosphohydrolase, whose protein sequence is MSAAADRGSGRSDAIEITPVANRRDLDAFIGLPSRLYSQGHPGFVQPLRFERREALTPGKNPYFEHAEAQLFLARRGGEVVGRVSAQIDRLYLERYKDATGHFGFLDAVDDPALFRALLATAEGWLKAKGMKRAMGPLNFSTNEEVGLLIDGFDAPPMMMMPYSPPFAGALVEAAGYAKVKDLIAYDYDVDKNNPITHEAILRRAGMDPAAVTVRNVDMKNFDRDLRIILDIFNDAWADNWGYVPLTEAEIAHAAKTMKAVVEPKVVIIASVNGEPVSMIVSLPNIYEAIAGLDGRLFPFGWAKLLWRLKVSKLRTGRVLLFGLSKPYHRTMVGSGIILRVLEELRQGTKELRANRAELSWILEDNIPMRKIIEKVGGRVYKTYRVYDKPIA
- a CDS encoding sterol desaturase family protein, whose translation is MSLWNRTHNLDRMTLPELVRAFFTYPPVLTYIALSIVSIGLVWRWMESPLPLIPAVAVSILVYPLVWYLLHRFVLHGRYLYKSRFTAAGWKRIHFDHHQDPHNLRVLFGALYTTLPTIGAITLPVGYLIAGPAGAAAAFATGLVTTIFYEFCHCVQHLNFAPKSKFLQRIKRLHLQHHFHNEQGNYGITNYAWDKLFGTYYGAARERQKSATVFNLGYTEDEALRYPWVAALSHGTRGDGNPRRFRVASSEN